The following are encoded together in the Pectobacterium wasabiae CFBP 3304 genome:
- the msrB gene encoding peptide-methionine (R)-S-oxide reductase MsrB, with protein MTNDSASPTSSDNTELTEMQRYVTQQRGTEPAFSGKLLHNKRTGAYHCLCCQAPLFYSDSKYDSGCGWPSFDQPVSSEAIRYLDDDSHNMRRIEIRCGQCDAHLGHVFPDGPKTTGERYCVNSASLSFIDDVDGERVDG; from the coding sequence ATGACTAACGACTCTGCTTCGCCCACTTCGTCCGACAATACTGAATTGACAGAGATGCAGCGCTATGTCACCCAGCAACGCGGTACTGAGCCTGCGTTTTCAGGTAAATTGCTGCATAACAAGCGCACGGGCGCTTATCACTGCCTGTGCTGTCAGGCTCCGCTGTTTTATTCTGACAGTAAATATGACTCCGGCTGTGGCTGGCCGAGCTTCGATCAGCCCGTCTCTTCAGAGGCGATCCGCTATCTCGACGATGATTCACACAACATGCGCCGTATTGAAATCCGCTGCGGGCAGTGCGATGCACACTTGGGACATGTTTTCCCCGATGGCCCGAAAACCACTGGAGAGCGCTACTGCGTGAATTCTGCTTCGCTGAGCTTTATCGACGACGTTGATGGGGAACGCGTTGACGGGTAA
- a CDS encoding YeaC family protein, with amino-acid sequence MELNDLIDAMTPEIYQRLVTAVELGKWPDGVALTAEQKENCLQMVMMWQARHNEQAEHMTIGTNGEIVMKSKQELKRQFTTADAIVTLKPEV; translated from the coding sequence ATGGAACTCAATGATCTGATCGACGCCATGACGCCAGAAATTTACCAACGGTTAGTCACAGCGGTAGAACTGGGCAAATGGCCAGACGGTGTCGCGTTGACGGCTGAACAGAAAGAAAACTGCCTGCAAATGGTGATGATGTGGCAGGCTCGCCATAACGAACAAGCTGAGCACATGACCATTGGCACTAATGGCGAAATTGTGATGAAAAGCAAGCAAGAACTGAAGCGCCAGTTTACCACCGCCGACGCTATCGTTACGCTGAAGCCTGAGGTGTAA
- the pncA gene encoding bifunctional nicotinamidase/pyrazinamidase: MKKALLLVDLQNDFFPGGALTVNESDRVLEVANRAIEACVAAGITVIASQDWHPANHGCFAVSEQAVVGEIGELNGWPQIWWPVHCVQETTGADFHPALQLSGIQWIVQKGTQPDIDSYSTFFDNGHRVKTELDDWLRAHHITHLTILGLTTDYCVKFSVWDAIALGYHTEVLVDGCRGVNLSPDDSTLALQEMVQRGARLIDMTQFLAELSSHH; encoded by the coding sequence ATGAAAAAAGCATTGCTATTAGTTGATTTACAAAATGATTTCTTCCCCGGCGGTGCGCTGACGGTTAACGAAAGCGATCGGGTCCTTGAGGTTGCTAATCGTGCTATTGAGGCCTGTGTAGCCGCCGGGATTACGGTGATTGCCAGCCAGGATTGGCACCCCGCTAACCACGGTTGCTTTGCGGTGAGTGAACAGGCCGTGGTAGGTGAAATCGGTGAATTAAACGGGTGGCCGCAAATCTGGTGGCCCGTCCATTGTGTGCAGGAGACGACAGGTGCCGATTTTCATCCAGCGCTCCAACTATCAGGCATTCAGTGGATAGTACAAAAAGGCACGCAGCCTGACATAGATAGCTACAGCACTTTTTTCGATAACGGACACCGAGTTAAAACCGAACTGGATGATTGGCTACGTGCTCACCACATTACCCATTTAACCATTCTGGGGTTGACGACCGACTATTGCGTCAAGTTTAGCGTATGGGATGCTATCGCCTTGGGGTATCACACCGAGGTATTGGTGGATGGCTGTCGTGGTGTCAATCTTTCGCCCGACGATAGCACATTGGCATTACAGGAAATGGTACAGCGTGGGGCAAGGCTTATCGATATGACACAGTTCCTTGCAGAGCTATCTTCCCATCACTAA
- the ansA gene encoding asparaginase, which produces MRKKSIYVAYTGGTIGMQRSANGYVPVSGHLQQQLAKMPEFHREEMPSFTIHEYDPLIDSSDMTPADWQSIADDIQAHYDDYDGFVILHGTDTMAFTASALSFMLENLAKPVIVTGSQIPLAELRSDGQTNLLNALYVAANHPINEVALFFNNKLLRGNRTTKAHADGFDAFASPNYPPLLEAGIHIRRLAPTVECSDCPPLKVHHITPQPIGVITIYPGISADVISNFLRQPVKALILRSYGVGNAPQSPGLLHELREASARGIVVVNLTQCISGRVNMGGYATGNALAHAGVISGFDMTVEAALTKLHYLLSQQDLSADDIRRLMQQNLHGELSDKD; this is translated from the coding sequence ATGCGAAAGAAATCCATTTATGTCGCTTATACGGGCGGCACCATCGGCATGCAGCGTTCCGCCAATGGCTATGTCCCAGTATCGGGTCATTTACAGCAGCAACTGGCAAAAATGCCTGAATTCCACCGCGAAGAAATGCCGTCGTTTACGATTCATGAATATGACCCGCTGATCGATTCGTCTGACATGACACCAGCAGATTGGCAATCCATCGCGGACGATATTCAAGCCCACTATGATGATTACGACGGTTTCGTGATCCTACATGGTACAGACACCATGGCGTTCACTGCTTCTGCACTCTCGTTTATGCTGGAAAATCTGGCCAAGCCGGTTATTGTGACAGGGTCACAAATACCGCTCGCGGAATTGCGCTCGGACGGCCAGACAAACCTATTGAACGCGCTATACGTGGCAGCTAACCATCCGATTAATGAAGTCGCCCTTTTCTTCAATAACAAACTATTGCGCGGCAATCGCACCACCAAAGCCCATGCCGACGGTTTTGATGCCTTTGCATCCCCTAATTATCCACCGCTGCTGGAAGCCGGTATCCATATTCGTCGGCTGGCTCCCACCGTGGAATGTAGCGACTGTCCACCGCTGAAAGTGCATCACATCACACCGCAACCTATCGGGGTGATTACGATTTATCCCGGCATTTCTGCCGATGTCATCAGCAATTTTCTCCGTCAGCCGGTGAAGGCGCTTATTTTGCGCTCGTACGGCGTTGGCAACGCGCCGCAAAGCCCTGGGCTGCTGCACGAATTACGTGAAGCTTCAGCCCGCGGCATTGTGGTTGTTAACCTGACTCAGTGTATTTCCGGGCGTGTGAATATGGGCGGCTATGCAACAGGCAACGCGCTGGCGCATGCGGGGGTGATTAGTGGCTTTGACATGACCGTTGAAGCGGCATTGACCAAACTGCATTACTTACTGAGCCAGCAAGATTTAAGCGCCGATGACATTCGCCGTTTAATGCAGCAAAACCTGCATGGAGAATTGAGCGATAAAGATTAA